Proteins found in one Limnohabitans sp. TEGF004 genomic segment:
- a CDS encoding carbohydrate kinase family protein, with product MASLICGSLAFDTIMDFEGRFAEQILPDQLHILNVSFLVPALRRDFGGCAGNIAYSLKVLGGTPLPMATLGTDAADYLQRLKTLGISTEYVRQVEGSYTAQAMIMTDRDNNQITAFHPGAMMQAHTTKIEKRADIKLAIISPDGRDAMIQHAEQLKAADIPFVFDPGQGLPMFDGADLMRFIDQATWVTVNDYEGKMLSDRTGLSHADISRRVKGLIVTLGAEGCEVWIDGEKTLVPPVKAAAVVDPTGCGDAWRGALLFGLEQGWSLAKCAALGNQVGALKIAQRGPQNYNVDGWAIA from the coding sequence ATGGCATCGCTGATTTGCGGCTCACTCGCGTTTGACACCATCATGGATTTTGAAGGCCGATTTGCCGAACAAATCTTGCCTGACCAGTTGCACATCTTGAACGTGTCGTTCTTGGTACCGGCTTTACGCCGCGACTTTGGTGGCTGTGCAGGCAACATTGCTTACAGCTTGAAAGTGTTGGGTGGCACACCGCTGCCCATGGCCACCTTGGGCACCGATGCGGCGGACTACTTGCAGCGCTTGAAAACCTTGGGCATCTCGACCGAGTACGTGCGTCAAGTCGAAGGCAGCTACACCGCACAAGCCATGATCATGACGGACCGTGACAACAACCAAATCACGGCCTTCCACCCCGGCGCCATGATGCAGGCACACACCACCAAAATTGAAAAACGCGCTGACATCAAGCTGGCCATCATTTCACCCGATGGTCGTGATGCCATGATCCAGCATGCTGAGCAACTCAAAGCGGCTGACATTCCTTTTGTGTTCGACCCAGGCCAAGGCCTGCCTATGTTTGATGGCGCTGACCTGATGCGTTTCATCGACCAGGCCACGTGGGTCACGGTGAACGACTACGAAGGCAAGATGCTGAGTGACCGCACGGGCTTGAGCCATGCCGATATTTCACGTCGCGTGAAAGGCTTGATCGTGACCTTGGGAGCTGAAGGTTGTGAAGTGTGGATTGACGGCGAGAAAACGCTTGTGCCACCTGTCAAAGCAGCAGCAGTGGTTGACCCCACAGGTTGTGGCGATGCATGGCGTGGTGCGCTGTTGTTCGGTTTGGAGCAAGGTTGGTCGTTGGCCAAGTGTGCTGCTTTGGGTAACCAAGTGGGCGCACTCAAAATTGCCCAACGTGGTCCGCAAAATTACAACGTTGACGGCTGGGCGATCGCCTGA
- a CDS encoding DUF167 domain-containing protein, with protein sequence MTLPPTTYLRPEKTGAVIVDIHVIPNASRTQADGEHDGALRVRLHAPPVDGKANLALTAWLADTLGIAKREVELIRGQTSKRKQLRVSAAACTKAQWLALAN encoded by the coding sequence ATGACGCTCCCTCCAACCACTTACCTTCGCCCAGAGAAAACAGGCGCAGTGATCGTGGATATCCATGTCATCCCCAACGCCTCACGCACCCAAGCCGATGGCGAGCACGATGGCGCGCTGCGTGTGCGCTTACACGCACCGCCCGTCGATGGCAAAGCCAACCTGGCCCTGACAGCATGGCTAGCAGATACCTTAGGCATTGCCAAACGAGAGGTGGAATTGATACGCGGACAGACGTCCAAACGAAAACAGCTGCGGGTCAGCGCAGCTGCTTGTACCAAAGCCCAATGGCTCGCCTTGGCAAATTAA
- a CDS encoding histone H1-like DNA-binding protein has protein sequence MATAKKPAAKKAPAKKAVAAKKPAAKKVAAKKPAAKKVAAKKPAAKKVAAKKPAAKKVAAKKPAAKKVAAKKPAAKKVAAKKPAVKKAAAKKPAAKKTAAKKVAKKTAAKKPAAKKPAAKKAAKKPAAKKAAKAPAARAQTTLNPQAAWPFPTASKP, from the coding sequence CCCTGCAAAGAAAGCTGTCGCGGCCAAAAAGCCAGCAGCTAAGAAAGTCGCGGCTAAGAAGCCAGCAGCTAAAAAAGTAGCGGCCAAGAAGCCAGCAGCTAAAAAAGTTGCAGCTAAAAAGCCAGCAGCTAAAAAAGTAGCGGCTAAGAAGCCAGCTGCAAAGAAAGTTGCGGCTAAAAAGCCAGCAGCTAAAAAAGTAGCAGCTAAGAAGCCAGCCGTTAAAAAAGCTGCTGCTAAAAAGCCTGCTGCTAAGAAAACAGCGGCTAAAAAAGTAGCTAAGAAAACAGCGGCTAAAAAGCCTGCTGCCAAAAAACCAGCTGCTAAAAAAGCCGCTAAAAAGCCTGCTGCAAAGAAAGCTGCGAAAGCACCCGCTGCCCGCGCACAGACCACGTTGAACCCGCAAGCTGCTTGGCCTTTCCCAACAGCTAGCAAGCCTTAA